In a genomic window of Halostella litorea:
- a CDS encoding DUF2150 family protein has product MSEPPQEFYSEDRWNNWVDRIRDEEIDPEDEDSARLLLNLQDDAAIAVAKVVSAYDEGQLEQEEALEEIADIRDIVLSEVEFEDEEKLMLIDGVQTSLVCVFYAAEEFIADGPADEASVEEYVRAAADAEAEENVDAALGYVAQAGTLIIDGQELDISLAEEVDYGLVTEWVNGLDSLQSAMSDPEVVEEDDD; this is encoded by the coding sequence ATGAGCGAGCCCCCGCAGGAGTTCTACTCCGAGGACCGCTGGAACAACTGGGTCGACCGCATCAGGGACGAGGAGATCGATCCCGAGGACGAGGACTCCGCGCGCCTCCTGCTCAACCTGCAGGACGACGCCGCCATCGCCGTGGCGAAGGTCGTCTCCGCCTACGACGAGGGTCAACTGGAGCAGGAGGAGGCCCTGGAAGAGATCGCCGACATCCGCGACATCGTCCTGAGCGAGGTCGAGTTCGAGGACGAGGAGAAGCTGATGCTCATCGACGGCGTCCAGACCAGCCTCGTCTGCGTGTTCTACGCCGCGGAGGAGTTCATCGCCGACGGCCCCGCCGACGAGGCGAGCGTCGAGGAGTACGTCCGCGCCGCGGCCGACGCCGAGGCCGAGGAGAACGTCGACGCCGCGCTCGGCTACGTCGCCCAGGCCGGCACGCTGATCATCGACGGGCAGGAACTCGACATCTCGCTGGCGGAGGAGGTCGACTACGGGCTCGTCACGGAGTGGGTCAACGGCCTCGACAGCCTGCAAAGTGCCATGAGCGACCCCGAAGTCGTCGAAGAGGACGACGACTGA